The genomic stretch TCAGGGCTCTTGTTGGCACAGACACCATCCCCGCTCACACCTTTCTCGGAAATGCAGTCCCTGAATGATGGCTGGGAGCCTCTGGAATTCCCCAAGATAGATCAGCTCAGCCGCTATGAACTGACAACCGAAGACGGTCAGCAGGTCGTGCGGGCGACCACGGACGGCGGTGCGTCGGGACTGATCGCACGGGTCAGGCTGGAGCCAACCGATTCGCTGATTCTGCAATGGCGCTGGAAGGTCTCGAATGTCTTCGAAAACGGGGATGCCCGGGAAAAGTCCGGGGACGATTACCCGGCCAGAATCTATGTGGCGTTCGAGTTCCAGCCCGAGAAGGCGGGGTTTTTCGAGCGCGCCAAACGCAAGACCGTCGAGGTGTTATTCGGTGAGTCCCTGCCGGGCAATGCCCTCAACTACATCTGGGCCAATACTCTCCCGAAGGGCGAGATTGTGCCCAACCCGTACACCGAGAAAACCATGATGATTGCCGTGAATTCCGGATCAGAACAGGTCGGCGAATGGGTCACGGTGGAGCGGGATATCATGGCCGACTATCGGGAAGCGTTTGGCGAGGAACCACCACCGGTGGTGGGTATTGCCATCATGTCGGATTCGGACAACACCGGTGAGAAGGCCACGGCCTGGTATGGGGACATCCTTCTGAACCCGGGTTCCTGAGCCCTGAACACTACTAACGGTATTGCTCGGGAAATCCGGGGATCACAAAGCTTTCTCCAAGGTTTCGTATCGGCGGCACTTCACCCTTTTCAGCCAGACGGATGTAGGCATCATCGAACTCTTCCCGCAGGATCGCTGCCCGGGGATTGGCCAGCGAGAACAGCCAGGTCAGATTCCTCAAACGGATCGCCGATTCACGGATTTTCTCGTCTTTGGGCATGGTCAGGGTTTCCACAACCGGATCCCGATGGCCAAACAGGTAATGGCCTCGGCCAAGCTTGAGCATTTCCAGAGCAGCCCGATAGTTTGGAGCCTGGGTGACGTCAATCGAACCTTCCGCCTCCAGCCAGTACAAGAGCCCTCCATAGGTGTACCCGCCTATCGTGATGACGGTCTTGCCCTGCAGTTGATCAAAATGTGTAAGTGGTTCGGTTCCCTCCAGATACCAGGCACTGAGCTGGGTCGCGAGGGGAGTGACCCAGGTCTCCAGAACTTCACCGTTAAGGGCGGGAACGTTGGCCGAACCTGGCCAAACGTCAATTCTACCGTTGCGCAGATACAGGTATACCCGGCTGATGGGCAAGAAGAGAAATTCCGGCTCGTAACCCGCTTCCACAGCGATCTTCCGGGTAAGCTCTATAAAGCTGCCAGCAGGGCGGCCATCGCTGGCCTGATAGGTAATGGGGGGAAACTCCACATAGGCAATGCGAAGCGATCTGTTATCCGAGGTCTCTGCCAGCACAGAAACCGGTTTGAGAACAACGAGAGCAACTATCAAAGAGGCTCCGAAGAAAAGACGGCAGCACTTCGGCCATCTCCCAGTCGTACCCCAAAACCAACTCGCCATAACCACCAGTTCTTATCAGCGTTTTTCTAGAGGTTATCAGAATTGCGGAGAGTTGCACTGACAGCCTCCGCAATTCCAGGAATATGTAAGAAGAGAGTTGGCCACTCAGTGAGACAGGTCAATATAACCGTCTTCATCCAACTCAACCCTGGAGATACCTGGGGTCTCCTGTTCCAAACGAATGAGTTCCTGCACTCTGGGATCAACACGTTTTCCGGGCGCGGCAGGCATGCGGGGGTTGCGGGCAATGTCAGACCCATCGTGCTCTGCTTGAAGGGCATGGAAGACGGTGAACATCAGCTCATCGTCGCTCCAGGGCTTTTCTATAAACCTGTGAATACCCGCATCATTAATTGCCTGAATCAAGCCTCCTCGTTCCGCGTGAGCTGATAATAAGATTCTCGCTGCGCCTGGAGCCAAGGGCCGACTCCTGGCAAGAAACTCAATCCCTGAAAGCTGGGGCATGCGAAGGTCGGAAATGATGATGTCCGGATTAAGCGTTCGTAAGTCCTCCAAACAGCGTTGCGGATCTGTATAGGTCAATACCTCTACCCCGAGACGCTGCAGACAACGTCTCAGTGCCCGGCATATGGCAGGCTCATCATCCACGCAGACGATGCGATGCCCCTGATTCGTGGTCATGCGTTTTCCTCCACAGCCGGTTCGATAATATGGATAGGCGTTCTCAGGTTGTCTTCAGCCCCGAGACGCCTCAGTCGTTCGACCATCGTTCGGGTAAGCACGCCACCCCGGCTGATCAACAGGATCCCCCTGTCTGTGACCAGATCCCGGTTCAAGACCATTCCCGGCGCCAGATCCCGATAGCTTACAATGCGCTCCATCGGCGCAAGAGATGACACGTCGAGGGTGTACTGCGTTTGGGCGATCGCCTCAACAACGACAGGGTCGTATCTGCTGCCCGCATTCTTTCGCAGATGATTCAATGCGTCTTCCGAGCTCAATGGAGTGGCTCGCATATACTCCGTCTGAATCCCGATAAACTCCTTGCAGGCAAACAGAATTCGGGATCCGAGCGGAATTTTTTGCGCCATCAGCCGGTCTGGATAGCCGGAGCCATCGAAATGCTCATTCTGGTGGCGAATCAACTGCGCAGCCTTCTCCAGCGCTTTAATACTTGTCAGTGACAACTCCCCGATCACCGGGTACTGGCGGTACTCCTCAAGGTCACGTCCGGTCAGCCTGATCTCCGAACGGCCCAGCACATCATCCGGCAGGGTCAGTTTTCCTAGCTCATGCAAAAGCGCCGCATAGAAAACATGCTTTCTCTCGGAGTTGTCCAACTGCAGTTGCTCACATACTCGGGCACACAGATCAGCAACCAGCTGGGACTGTCCTTTAATCAGGTGCTCACGTTGGCTGATGAAGTACGAGAAGGTTTTCACAAACGCGTCGTAGCTGGTCTCCAGCTGGCGCATGGCCCGACGAAGCATTTTCGTTCGTGCCAGTACCCGGTCCTCCAATTCCGCATTCAGGCGTTTCAAAGACTCAGCCTGCTCCCTCGTGGTTATCATCAGACGCTGATTGTCCCTCTCGAGCCTCACTACCCTGAGACCATCTTTCAGGGCATCAATAAATTTTTCATCGTCCCATGGCTTGTGGATAAACCGACTGATTCCACCATCGTTTAGCGCACTGACTGTCGATTCAAGATCAGACTGGCCGGTCAGGAGATAACGGACGGTGTCGGGATACTGTTGTTTTACCTGGGCAAGGAACTCATGGCCGGACATCTCGGGCATGCGCATGTCCGATACCACCAGGTCTACGGTTTCACGCTTCATGATTTCCAGAGCTTCGGCGCCACTACTGGCAAACAGACACTGGAAGCTCTGTTTGCGGGTCAACCGCTTCAATGAGTTGAGTATTGGCTGTTCATCGTCAACAAACAAAACTCTGCCAGCGTCCCAGGGCTCTTGATTAGAAGTCAGATCCATCTTGATTCTCCCACTGATTAATGTTGAAAGCGGCGCTCTCCGGCTGCAATGACAACTAGGCTCTATGCACTCATCGCCGTTTGAACAACCAGCTCCTGCTGCCTCGGCAGCTCAATGCAAAACTCGGTGCCTGTTCCTTCTTCACTGACCACCTCGATTTTCCCACCGTGTCGATTCGCGATGATGTCGTAGGCGATGTTCATACCAAGACCGGTGCCCTCACCCACTTTTTTGGTGGTAAAGAACGGATCGAAGATTCGGCCGATGTGCTGTTTGGCAATACCACAGCCGTTGTCCGAAACCTTGACGCAGACACTCTCGGGAGTATCAGTAACGATGATTGTTATCAGGCCCTTCCGTTCGGCTTTCTTGATAGCGTGGACGGCGTTGATCACAAGATTGGAAATGACCTGCGAGAAAGGCCCGGGCAACAGGTCTATCTCGAGCCCTTTTGGACACACCAACTCAACCTGACTTGTGTATTTGGTCTCGTTCTTGAGCAGGTTGAGCGTTTTCTCGATAAGTTTGCGAAGATTTTGGTGCTCGAACGTATCTCCCGAGTTATCTGCCCGGGAAAAATCCTTGAGGTTCTGGATGATTTCCTTCACCCGCGCACCGCCTTCCACGCAGTCCTCGATCAGTGAGGGCAGATCGTCCCTTATAAACTCATAATCGTACTGCTCCAGAGCCTCACTAAGCCTGCCTGCATATAGCGAAACCGTTTCGATCTCCCCGGAACTCAGCCATCCGCGGGACTGCTCAATGATCGCGATGAGATCATTGATGTACTCGTTCAGGCGGTTGATATTGCTGAGAATGAACCCGAGTGGGTTGTTGATCTCATGGGCAACGCCGGCTGCAAGGTGACCGATAGAGGCCAGCTTTTCCTGTTGCGTCATCATGACCTGGGTCCGTTTAAGCTGGTCCAGGGACTGCGAGAGTGCCTGGTTCGCCTGGTAGAGCTCATTCTGCTTTTCAATAAGTTCTGCCTGTGCCAGCCGTTCCTTGCTCAGCGCCCGCATCAGTGATTCTTTGGAATTCTCCAGATCC from Marinobacter adhaerens HP15 encodes the following:
- a CDS encoding substrate-binding periplasmic protein is translated as MIVALVVLKPVSVLAETSDNRSLRIAYVEFPPITYQASDGRPAGSFIELTRKIAVEAGYEPEFLFLPISRVYLYLRNGRIDVWPGSANVPALNGEVLETWVTPLATQLSAWYLEGTEPLTHFDQLQGKTVITIGGYTYGGLLYWLEAEGSIDVTQAPNYRAALEMLKLGRGHYLFGHRDPVVETLTMPKDEKIRESAIRLRNLTWLFSLANPRAAILREEFDDAYIRLAEKGEVPPIRNLGESFVIPGFPEQYR
- a CDS encoding DUF3047 domain-containing protein, with translation MGLSGLLLAQTPSPLTPFSEMQSLNDGWEPLEFPKIDQLSRYELTTEDGQQVVRATTDGGASGLIARVRLEPTDSLILQWRWKVSNVFENGDAREKSGDDYPARIYVAFEFQPEKAGFFERAKRKTVEVLFGESLPGNALNYIWANTLPKGEIVPNPYTEKTMMIAVNSGSEQVGEWVTVERDIMADYREAFGEEPPPVVGIAIMSDSDNTGEKATAWYGDILLNPGS
- a CDS encoding response regulator translates to MTTNQGHRIVCVDDEPAICRALRRCLQRLGVEVLTYTDPQRCLEDLRTLNPDIIISDLRMPQLSGIEFLARSRPLAPGAARILLSAHAERGGLIQAINDAGIHRFIEKPWSDDELMFTVFHALQAEHDGSDIARNPRMPAAPGKRVDPRVQELIRLEQETPGISRVELDEDGYIDLSH
- a CDS encoding HD domain-containing phosphohydrolase — its product is MDLTSNQEPWDAGRVLFVDDEQPILNSLKRLTRKQSFQCLFASSGAEALEIMKRETVDLVVSDMRMPEMSGHEFLAQVKQQYPDTVRYLLTGQSDLESTVSALNDGGISRFIHKPWDDEKFIDALKDGLRVVRLERDNQRLMITTREQAESLKRLNAELEDRVLARTKMLRRAMRQLETSYDAFVKTFSYFISQREHLIKGQSQLVADLCARVCEQLQLDNSERKHVFYAALLHELGKLTLPDDVLGRSEIRLTGRDLEEYRQYPVIGELSLTSIKALEKAAQLIRHQNEHFDGSGYPDRLMAQKIPLGSRILFACKEFIGIQTEYMRATPLSSEDALNHLRKNAGSRYDPVVVEAIAQTQYTLDVSSLAPMERIVSYRDLAPGMVLNRDLVTDRGILLISRGGVLTRTMVERLRRLGAEDNLRTPIHIIEPAVEENA